One region of Luteolibacter yonseiensis genomic DNA includes:
- a CDS encoding sensor histidine kinase yields the protein MKEELALKDEAKPLPLPGRDAMPWSLPEVRIVIIYFILASAWIVSSDKILTNTVPDETESHFIQSIKGLNFVITTAILLFFVLRRAYRGWRKAERQRLAVIESSREKFHKLSSRIQSLREEERTRIAREIHDELGQLLTGIKMELRLVENRISDRDDPTMNPAIDKLVEISELVDETIASVQRIATGLRPSSLDHLGLGTALLDEAVQFSARSGIPCAIVVEDCPNILPREITTTTFRIFQEALTNVARHAGARHVDARVSVDEDVLKLLIHDDGRGIDPKLVEDPKSLGLIGMLERAVHVGGNVTFTPGPEKGTDVTFTVPLPPNETTPGLPS from the coding sequence GTGAAAGAAGAGCTGGCACTCAAGGATGAAGCCAAGCCCCTCCCGCTTCCGGGACGGGACGCCATGCCTTGGTCCCTGCCCGAGGTCCGCATCGTCATCATCTATTTCATCCTCGCCAGCGCGTGGATCGTCAGCTCCGATAAGATCCTGACCAACACCGTGCCTGATGAGACGGAGTCGCATTTCATCCAGTCGATCAAGGGGCTGAACTTCGTCATCACCACGGCGATCCTTTTGTTTTTCGTCCTGCGCCGGGCGTATCGCGGCTGGCGCAAGGCGGAGCGGCAGCGGCTGGCGGTGATCGAGAGTTCCCGCGAGAAATTCCACAAGCTTTCCTCCCGCATCCAGAGCTTGCGCGAGGAGGAGCGCACCCGGATCGCCCGGGAAATCCACGACGAGCTCGGCCAGCTTCTCACCGGCATCAAGATGGAACTCCGCCTCGTGGAAAACCGGATCTCGGACCGTGACGATCCCACGATGAATCCGGCCATCGACAAGCTGGTGGAAATTTCCGAACTCGTGGACGAGACGATCGCCTCCGTGCAGCGGATCGCCACCGGCCTCCGCCCGAGCAGCCTGGACCACCTCGGCCTGGGCACCGCACTGCTGGATGAGGCGGTGCAGTTTTCCGCCCGCAGCGGCATTCCCTGCGCCATCGTGGTGGAGGACTGCCCCAACATCCTGCCGCGTGAGATCACAACCACCACCTTCCGGATTTTCCAGGAAGCCCTGACAAACGTCGCCCGCCACGCGGGGGCGCGGCACGTCGACGCGCGGGTCTCGGTGGACGAGGATGTCCTGAAGCTGTTGATCCACGACGATGGCAGGGGAATCGATCCCAAGCTGGTCGAAGATCCGAAATCCCTCGGCCTGATCGGCATGCTGGAGCGCGCCGTGCACGTCGGCGGCAATGTCACTTTCACGCCCGGTCCGGAAAAAGGAACCGACGTCACCTTCACCGTCCCCCTGCCGCCGAACGAAACAACACCAGGTTTACCATCATGA